AACCGGGGGTGGTGGCAGGGCTTCCACAGGAGTCGAGGACGACGTAGTAGCGCCGGCAAGGGTTGGGGACGACTCGCCCACAGTAGAAGTCGGGGCTGACATCGTGGTGCTTCCAGGAGCAGAGTCAGCGGAGGCAGGGGATCCAAGACCTCAACCCACCAGACCAGGAGCACGATCTAGAGCAGCACGCGCCGCGTCCAGGGCGGAAAACGCGGCGACGCCGGTCAGAGGAGGCCGGGGGCGAGGCAGGGAGCGCTTGCCCGACTGCACCATCGGAGGTGCTACCACATCTGGCCTTGGCGGGAGTCCAGCACGGGACAGACGGCCGCCAGCTGCCGGGGCGGCCATGCGGGAGGCAAGAACAGCCGCGGCCagcgcggcggcagcagcagaggCATCCAACGGAGTCGGAGATGACGACACGGACGCGAGGGCCATGAGCAGCACCTCGAGAGCCTGAAGGGGAGAGGGAGTGCAGCTGGGAGAGGACGCGGAGAGCAACCCGGATCTGGTCTCGGCGGCTGAAATGACGGCCGGAGGAGGGAGACCAACGCGGCACCGCCGGCCGCGGCCGCGGGGTCCCGAGAGCCATGGATTCCGCCTCGACCTTGGGCGTCTCGTGGTTTTAGTAGAGGTTTAATTATATCATGCTGAGTTTGATACTCGCAAGAAAGCCTCTCCAAAGTGTTGTAGTGAAGCCGCGCCCCTCTCGAAGACGTTTGGTCGTGATTCTTGGGCATCGATCGTTGCTGCTCCTGCTAGCTCTATGGCCTCGGCGAATATCCCAGTGCGGCCTGCCTTGGAGAGGCAGGCCGAGTTGTTGCGCTCTGAACTCCTTGATATGGCTTCCTTCCGGTTTGAGGAGACGGTCCAGCCTCTGCGTGTTGTCGTTGACTCCATGCAAGGTTGGATGTTACGGATGGAGAGCTTCATGGAGCGAGTTGAGGCTGCACTAGGAGGGCTCTCCCTGGCACCGCCTGTGTTGCAGAGTGCTCATATGTTGCGCCTTTGATTGTGCCTCATGgcagttatggaggtgataacttagactagtgtaatatgcatgacactagtataaGTTACTCCCCGCTATGACCAGCCTTAGGCTAAAATCACATATTTCTCCCTTTTCgagtaagggcatctccaacgttgaaCCGCAAATTTACTCCGGCATCCGTCTGCGAATAAAGGGGACCAGTCCACGGACACCGATGCGGGAGCAGGCCATCTAGGCTGCCCGAATACATTTCAAACACCGTTTCAActaactggacgaaattcatgcaaacacgacagatttttcatataaacaggacgagattcatgcaaacatggcggattttcattacatttcaaatatttagaagaaaaaaagTAGTCCGGCCCTAAACCTATCCTACGGCGGCTGTTGTCGTCCACTTCCTTTGTATTCCGCATCACCGACCAGATCCTCCATCCTCAATCTACGCGTCGAGCTCTCGATGTAGGGTACTAGACTTACAACCTTCAAGCAAAAGGTTGTTTGCCGAGTTTCGCTGGTGCTGCTTACATACCTTCTAAGTGCTGCTTATATACctagagcattggtcccggttgatggCACCAACTGGGACGAAAGGGGGGCCTTTCGTCCCGAttagtgccaccaaccgagactaaaggtcaatttcagcagcccaaagggcggcaagcacagacctttagtcccgattggtgGAACCAACCGGGATGAAAGGAGGgcctttcgtcccggttggtgccaccaaccgggaccaaaggtctgtACTGCCGCatccaaaagtttagtcccatatcgctagttgagaggggctcagagtggtttataagcgttGCTGCCGctaccctctcgagctcctctttAATGCAGGCAGTACATGCCTATCTGACGCCCTTTTGGGCCTGCTTGCActacgggcctgcatcctggttCATTTCtagggtttctagtcgtatgcagccTGTTGTTCCTAGTAGGTggatctttttttattttttccataCGTTATGTTTTTAAATTTTTAATGTTATTTTTTTCCTATGTTATTTTTAGTTATATAAttttttagttgcataaattttatataattttagttgcataaattttgtataattttagttgcataagttttattttttattgattctttttagttgattccttttgccaTTAGAGTTTTATAAAACTTTTTACTTTTCTATTAAAGTTTGTAACAAATAtactttatgaaaattctttttacTATTAAAGTTTTTAACAAataaatactttgataatttttgttaatattattttaattctttttgctattgaagaatattatatttaattgattatttttagttTATTCTTTTTTATTAGTGTTTTACAAAAgctttttagttcattcttttcgctattagagttttataaaagtTTTTTAGTTCATTTTTTTTGCTATTATTTCAtttctttgagctaaatgactctgaaattgaaaagcactacaaatgaactctaaaaaggttgaaagttagcattgtatcatcatttcacccacatagcatgtgctaaaaaattgggagggttacggcaaaaactggatgcacttcgtgtacaaaatggacaatctctttagaagtatcacggtttcggatgaaaactcgtctgttacaaaggcaccATTCAACAATTTTCTTAACTTATTTCAACTCTAGACTTTTTATGCATTcaacatgcaccattcaaaaccacatcatcaatttttaaccctttctaacttcatttgctatttttcatgcatttcctaaATTTTTTGAGATATAAAACTAAAAGAGCTAAACAGAATCTGTTTTTGATTAAAACACCCATTTAAAATAACCTAAGAATTatcaaattgaatataatgataaaacacactaatattaaacagcaaacaaaaagaatcactcaacaATCTCTTTTTAAagtaaagttattcacaaactagtgatttcACACAAATTTTAAAGAATTTAAATTTAaattattcaaatttgaaaactactggcactaacagaaagtttatattttttgtGACGTAAAGAAAAAAGATTCACTCAGAAACTCCAAATATTTGgctgtaagtagaaacaaaagaaaataaataaagcaaaaaaacaaaaaaaactggaaaataaataaataaataaaatgccCGCCTACTGGGAcgccacggcctgcatacgactagaaacccaactaCTAGTCGGGCCAGATGCAGGCCCGCACggccagtaggccccacagggcagGACATGTTCGGTAGGCCCACACAGGCCtgcttagagaggagctcgacagggAGGCTgcggcggggcttataaaccgctgcgagctcctctcaactagcgaggtgggattAAGGGCCGGTTCTTTTTCTAGCTTTTTTGGGCTTCCAGAATAAGCTGCCCCCTATCCAGCTTATTCTAGAAGCACaaccaaaaaaaattagaagCCTACTATTCAAGGCTTAACTACTAGGCTTCTAGAAAAATAAATTTGGTTCGGCTTCTAGAATAAGCTGGGTAGGGGGCAGCTTATTGCAGCGTATTCTAGAAGCCACCAAAAAAACTGGCCCTAAACTTTCAACACGGGACAGAAGACTGACCTTTAGTCTTGGTtccagccaccaaccgggactaaaggggttgCGCCAGGAGCGAggctctttagtcccggttcatgtctggaaccgggactaaaggggtcagACGAACCGGGACCTATGGCTCCCGACGCCCGGCCGGcgccctggcctcacgaaccgggactaatgcaaccattggtcccggttcataacagaaccgggattaatgctcttatCTGGCCTGGACCAAagccatgttttctactagtggtaggCAGCGCGGGAGGAGAAGGCGCCAACGGCGGGGGAGGAAGAAGCACCACTGGGACCATGGGCTCGGCATTGCTCGTGGAGGCGCAGATCCGAACTGCGGATGGGAGGCCCGGAGCGGCGGCGGTGGGATCTGGACATATCAATAGCGAGTCGGCGCCGGAGTTGGTGCGGGCGTGGTTGAGGGCAAACATTCCATGACATTCACACCCATTTTAGTTGGACAAACATGGTCGTAGCATGTCTCGAATATGTTTATTGGATTGACCGTCTGTCTGAGAATGGCTCTTTCAACTTGTTATCAAGTGGCCATTACAGAACCGAAGAATGGGTTGATCCTGATCTATGCGTGTGAGGCAGAAATCACCAACCACTAAAGTGAAGATTCCGTCTCTTTAAGTATGGCTGGAGTCTGAAAAGAACAGGTGCTGCATGCATGCATAGTGCATCAAAAGTTGTCCATGGTGTTGTTTCCTCCCAAGGCGTTTGCACTGGATACGGTTGCCTGTCTTTGCTTAAACTAATCCAGAGCTGGAAACGCAAACGGTGATCTAGTCTGTGAGTTTAGCCCAATACATTATTAATCTGGGTCCTAGAAATTTGGGAACTAGGGGTATCCAAAGTACAAACCTCATGGTTGTTCGTTATCCCAACCATTCACTTCTCATCGCATCCCGTCGCGAATGTCCTACTCCAGTTTGCCATGCGAGATACTCCCTCAAACCGAAAAAAAAGTATCACAGTTTTGAACTAAGGTTAGTTGCTACAACATTTTTTTCCATCGGAGGGAGTAACTTTTTATCGTTTTTTCAAATAGAAAGACCTAGAGAGCTTTGCGTCGTTCGCCCTTTGAGGGCGTTGTCGAGGAGCTTAGGTATCCTAGGGTGTTGCATGGGGGTTGTTTTCAGTTTCTCCTGTGTTCTCCTTCGGTGGCGTAGTTGTTTGTCTTCTTCGCGTTCCGGGTAGCCTAGGATTTGTTTTGTAAAAGGATTACCTCACCAATTTGTATTGTTTGGGCGATTGTTTTGTTTGATTTGTGCCTTTATTTATAAAGAGGGGCGAAAGCATGTTTCGAGAAAAAATAATGACAAAAGTACTTCAAAAAAGAGAAATGGAGAGTGCAGTTCAGCCCATTCACGTGGCTGGGAGAGAGAGAAAAAATGAAATGAGTAAAACATATAATATAGTGCCAAATAAGCAAGGTAACACTAATATTGGTATATTGGCATATTGGATAACATGTCTAGTTCAACGTCTCCATGCATGAGAAATCCAGACAAGATTACAGCAAAACGCTTGATGCTTCTCCACCAAGATTACATAAATCATAACATTACAAAACAAAACAATATTAGAATTGTGAGCTGAGTTCAAAGAGAGGTAATCATGAAGCTTCAGCGGCACAAATGTTTTGAACAGGGTTGTCCTCCTTCCAGTGGCATTTACCATAGCCCCAGATTCAGCTACCTCCCTTGGCTAGCTTTGCCCCAAGATATTCTAAGAATCTCGAGGCGTTCTGCCACCTCCTTCATTGTTGGCCTAAGATCTGGTCCCGGTTTCGTGCACTCAATTGCTAGGTTCCCGATGTCTTCAAGCAGTATGATGTCTTTTGCGGCTGTGATATCCTTATCAAACATCGCCGCTCCTCTCTTCTCTGAATCATATGCTTTGTTATACAGGATAACAAGGTCTGTTAGTTCACAATCTTCATCATATATTGATAGCTTCCTGCTAATGAGTTCCATGAGAATAATCCCGAAGCTGTACACATCGCTTTTGACTGTAAGAAGCCCACATTGTACGAAGCTTGGGTCGCTGTAGTGCCTTTGAACGACTACAGAGTCATCATAATTGTACTCAATGGCAAGCGCCCTTGAGAGTGAAAAACCTGAGACCTTTGGCGTGAAGTTATGATCTACAAGTATATTGGAAGGGTTGACACTACCATGTCTGATGCAACCAGAATCAGATGAGTGCATGTATGCTAATGCTTTTGCAGTTCCGATTGCAATCTCCAGCCGCAATTCCAGGGGGAAATGTTTGCTACCATTCAGGAGGTCTGAAAGATTGCCTCCAGCAGCATACTCATATAGGAAAATTGGAATACCAACCTCCAAGCAGACGCCGAACAGTTTGATGATATTCGTGTGGATGAGTTGAGCATGGATCATCACTCCATTGACAAAATGAATTATATGCTCCTCATATCCATCAATAGATTTCTTTACTGCCACCACTGTGTTATCCTCTAGAGTGCCTTTGTAGACCTCAGCTAACCAACCTTCACTACATAGACATGAGAAGTTCCGTGTGACTTCAATTAGCTGCTTCTCAGTGAAAAATCGCATGTTGCCGAGCTGTGCTAGTATCTCAGAATTGGCAATATCCATCTCAAAACTGCCCAAACATCTCATTAAATTGCTTGTGCCAACACTTTCTGTTCTTAAAAAGAACTCCCGGTTTTCTTGTCTCCACAGCATCAAAAGGCGTTTAGCCACATCAGTAATTCTGGGACGTTTATGAATGTCCAATGTCAGGCATTCAGTTGCCAGTTTTCCTATTTCCTCAAGAATCTTTATATTGCCTGCAGTAATTATTTCTCCGTCAAAAAGGTCCCTCGACCATTCACCTTTACCACGGGCATTACTGAAAGTCGATATGAGGCTACAGCTACCTTCTTTTACCCTTTTCCTAGCTATTAATTCCAAGAGCACTGCTCCAAAACTATATACATCACTCTTTGGGGTAAGACGTCCCTCTCGAAGATATATAGGATCCATGTAATCTATACTTCCTTTTACATTCCTAGTGTATTGAGTGATGCCTCCTAAAAGAAGCCTTGACAGTCCAAAATCTGACACTTTTGCTGTAAGATTGGCATCTAGAAGTATGTTGGCAGGTTTAATATCGCCATGACATACAAGGTTGTCACCTGATAAATGCATCGAATGCATGTAGCTCAATGCTTCTGCACAGCCTATAGCAATACCCAACCTTATATCCAAAGGGATGGGAGTGTTACTGTTGTGAAGTATGTCATCGAGGTTTCCTTTGGAGATAAACTCAGTTACCATTGTTAGGGTACTTTCCCCAATACAATAGCCAATGAGATTCACCACGTTCCTGTGGCTCATTTGACTATGAATGCTTACTTCATCCATAAACTCTTCTCTCAACTCTTGGCGGATATATCTCTTCACAGCAACTAGCTCATCATCAAGGACTCCTTTAAAGACTTCTCCAAAACCACCTTTTCCGATAGGAGTGCTGTAGTTGCTAGTAATTCTTTCAATAGCATCTTCCGTGAAATCTTTTAAATTCTTGTTAATGTATACTGCATGCTTTGTTCTGTCCTGGAACAGGACAAGATTCCTACTCATGATATTTCGAGAAGTTCAGTTCTGTGCCAGCAGTATATACACAGCGTTGAGGACTAAGCCACTTCCATCAAGAAAGTATTTCCAGCCTAGAGACCTGAACATTGAAGACAGGAAATCAAGGGGTTAGATCCTCTATTGTCGACTCAAATTCTGTATAAAAAAAAGATAACAGAAGCGAAGTTGCCAATTACCCTGATTTACTCTCTACATACATAGTTGCATATTTCCCACAACAACATACTATGTAGAAGTACATCGAACTAGAGAAGATATATGCTGGAGAGAAAGTTAACATTCATTACCAACAGACTTCAAACAACTCGAGTCCTATAAAATGTCCAGTCTCTGTTTGAGATGCTGCTGATAAGTGTGTGACCAATGCTATGGTGATAAATGTGCCTATTTGAGATGTTGTTGCACACAGGGAGAGGAGGATTGAGCTTGCATTAGTCACTAGtgagtactccctccttcccaaaaTATAAGGCTCGGTTCACTTATTTCAGCCTTCATCATACAGCTTTGACTATAATTTTCACTCATTTGTATGTCTACAAATTACCATTTATAAATGTTAAATACATATACTTTGGTATATATTAATGGTCAAGGTCATTCATCAAAGACTGTGCAAAGTCAAGCGCGCCTTACAttttgggaaggagggagtagcaaaTACTACTTTTCCCCACAAAATGGAGGAAAGGTTCACTTACACTAGGTGTTGAGACTTGAGCTCTTGCTGGAGGTGGGATTGCACGGTCGGTCAGAGATGGTGGAAATCAATACAGCAGATGAGTGCATAGAGAGGCAGTTTCAGCATTCAGCCCGTGTTTCTAGCTATGAGCCGCAAAACCCATTGGCATCTGCAAAACCAAGGGAGTTTACCATTAGATTCCCTTACAAGTATTTGTGTGAGGTGTGGACTAACAGATATTTGTGTAATTTCTCACTTATGCCTGAACCGAAAAGTTGAGTGGGTGATCCTGTAGTTCACTAGTGGTAGGTGTGTAGCTCTTTTCCTTGCTGCTTGCCAGTTTTGGGTGAACCTGAAAACGTGTGAATATTTGTGGTGTCGTTCTATTAACGATTGCAAGTTTGCTGGCTGAATCTGAACATGTATTTCCTAGGCCCTGTAGAATGGCAAGTTTGATCGATTAGCTTTTTAACTTATGCAGTTGCTGTCATTTTTAGTTGATAGAACGATGTTGTTCCCGGAGCTAGATGTTGCTTCCTATGTAATATGTGGAAAAACAAACAAAGTTTGACTAGGCGCAGACTTTCCGATGGTGATACGTACCTGCTGTTCCGTTCCTACTCAAAGATAGTGTAGATGATCGGTGCTTGGTCGGCGGAGATGTGCCGGCCCCTGTGAAGGAGAGCAGGGGAGATGGCCAACGGAGAGGAGCTGGCTGTGTCTGCTGAATGAAGGAAGAGGAGCGTGTGATGTGAGTCGTGGATCTCACCTAACTGAACTGAAATATGCCAGAAAAATAGAGGTGCTCTGTAGCAGGTAGGTGTCAGAAAAGGAGGAGCGTGTGATGTGAGTCGTGGATCTCACCTCAAACTTATCTTGGATCCACTCGGGCTGAGGGAAGCTCGCCGAGCTCCGACGAGGGGATGGCCGCAAGCACCTGCACCTGGGCGCGGTCGACCTCAGTGAATCCCGAGCCCGACGAAGACCGCTGCGGGATGCGTCGGACGGCGAGAGGTCGGCGGCGGAGGATAACGAGTGGCAACGCAGGGGGGGCTGACTTGAGTCAAACCACCTACGATTCCCACAAAAGATCGTAGAATGTTTTTTCTTCGACGGGAAGAACAAATCGTAGATGGAACCGGTGGGAGTGaacgttttctttttttttttggaGGGTGAGGGTTTGCCGGTGTCCGGTGGGAGTCAAGTTAAAGCGAAGATGCAAGGTAGGGTTTCCAGGCTACTCTCTTCGTCCGGCGAAAGTATGCATTTAGAATTTTAGGACAAATTATGGAGTTGAGcaaaaaatgcattgaaaagatACAAGTCATCATCTCTCTCCTTTTTAATTACCCAACCCCCAATGAGCACGTAGAAATTAAGAAGACTATGTATGAAATGCTATTGGTCTTGATTACCGTGTGATGAGAAAAAATATTTTAAAGTGCATTGAAAAGATAAAAGTATATTCTTTTGTGAATAAATTTTAAACTCAAACGTACATTCTTcaccgaacggagggagtatgtgttTAACGGGCCTTTTGGAAGGATGAGCCGGGCCTAGGCTAACGTGAGATCCGTTGTTTAAGCCTATGTTGCAAAATACTCTCTCCATCCATCTATACAGGGGTTACTAAAAAAAATTCATTTATACGGGGACCTACCCCTCAAAAaaatctatatagggcctaaggGGCATCTCCAATGCTGACCCACAAACCTCCAGCAACCGTCCAGATCGTGGAAGCAATCCAACGTGGTCCTGTATCGGTCCGCGGCGCGGTCCGTACGTGTTTTTTCTTACAAATTGGAGACAAACGTGGGGAGGTTCACGGCAGTCCAGACCGCTAtcatgcccgcttctgaccgtcATGGCCACCAAAAACCACTCCCGCAAGCGTTTGCCGCCCGTCACCAGCTGCCTGCATTCATGCCGCTGTAGAGCGCGCCGCTCCACATTGAAGGCGGTTCATCTCACTGCCTCCGCCATTGAAGCGGCGCCGagggcgccgcccgctgcacgtccggctgaacacgcctcctcgccgcattcaaacGACGCCATTAAACCCGCGCGGAAGCCAAGAAACCTACTCCAGCCACATATCCGTTCACGAGCGGGCCgacattaaacgcaacgccgggcAAGCTCCTCCCGGCTGTCCTCTATTTAAACAAGGCCGGACGCCGGGAAGAACCGCACCACTCCGTCGCTCCCCATCTCATCCTTCCACTATTTTCTCCACTCCTTCGATGGCATCCAACGAGCAGGAAGAGCGGTTTTCCAGCGTAAAAGTCGGTTGGGTGGCCCGCCTAGCCCGGTGGATacgagcgaggcagctcgctgctccCTCCTCGCCTAGCCCGACGGAGCACGTTGCCGCACAAAGCCGACGCGTGGTTTAGCAACTCGCTGCTCCAAGCCAGCTCGCAAAgcagtggcgagttgctccaggCCAGCATGGCGGCACGGGCACCGTCGTTGCCGTCAACGACACCGCGTCGTACCACGCCTCTAGTGCCTGCGACCGCGCCATCCATCGTCAACGCGCGCGCAGCCGCACCATGGAGGCAGAGATAGAAGTCGGCTACACGGATGTCGACGAGGTGGCATCCCGTCCGCGCCCAACGCCATCATCTAGGAGAAGTAGAACACATGAGGGTGTCGCCGCTTGGGTCCTAGGAAAGCCACCGTCGATGACCTGTCCAGTTCTTCTTTATCTCGGACCATCCTGGGCACCCGTCTGAGCTCCACGGAAGCACCCTTCCCCTCCGGCTGAAGCACCCTCTTTTCCACTCCGGTGAGCGGCGCAGCCGGACATAGGGAAGATACGGGGGAATAATATGCCTCTGGGACTCCCAGCAGTCCAATTAGCGGGATGCCGGACACggggaagacaaagggatccgcagTTGCCGGTCATAGACTACTGTATCCGTGTCGTGGGAGTGGAGCTCCACACGACCGTGCGTGCACATAGCTTTACCTTTAGTTGAAAATATGTCCAAAATGTAACCGTTTTCGTCCGATTTGTATGAAATATG
The Aegilops tauschii subsp. strangulata cultivar AL8/78 chromosome 3, Aet v6.0, whole genome shotgun sequence genome window above contains:
- the LOC109767888 gene encoding uncharacterized protein gives rise to the protein MSRNLVLFQDRTKHAVYINKNLKDFTEDAIERITSNYSTPIGKGGFGEVFKGVLDDELVAVKRYIRQELREEFMDEVSIHSQMSHRNVVNLIGYCIGESTLTMVTEFISKGNLDDILHNSNTPIPLDIRLGIAIGCAEALSYMHSMHLSGDNLVCHGDIKPANILLDANLTAKVSDFGLSRLLLGGITQYTRNVKGSIDYMDPIYLREGRLTPKSDVYSFGAVLLELIARKRVKEGSCSLISTFSNARGKGEWSRDLFDGEIITAGNIKILEEIGKLATECLTLDIHKRPRITDVAKRLLMLWRQENREFFLRTESVGTSNLMRCLGSFEMDIANSEILAQLGNMRFFTEKQLIEVTRNFSCLCSEGWLAEVYKGTLEDNTVVAVKKSIDGYEEHIIHFVNGVMIHAQLIHTNIIKLFGVCLEVGIPIFLYEYAAGGNLSDLLNGSKHFPLELRLEIAIGTAKALAYMHSSDSGCIRHGSVNPSNILVDHNFTPKVSGFSLSRALAIEYNYDDSVVVQRHYSDPSFVQCGLLTVKSDVYSFGIILMELISRKLSIYDEDCELTDLVILYNKAYDSEKRGAAMFDKDITAAKDIILLEDIGNLAIECTKPGPDLRPTMKEVAERLEILRISWGKASQGR